One uncultured Pseudodesulfovibrio sp. genomic window carries:
- a CDS encoding response regulator — protein MRQLGTFIRQKREELLKTDRTFSQLQISKRLGIEQSYLSKVERGVATQLSEEKIVHLAEILGEDPDYMLALGGKVSGDVLAIITQRPRLFARLVRDMKHMSEDVIEADHDFKRRQSRMNRIYDFAALGFFHLEKQADRSMWSSHTPAILGLPDDTPPSLDAVTRSLAPVDRNRFIELEQEACRQLEPYSCELRIDAEDAQPRFIRIWGDFEFCEASEAVVQIGLIQDVTREVASREELRQAQQALSGTVKQQSRQLSQGIEELKREIAARKKLEGRLLALNEEIARQRDVQREYMQQSAYELRSLVNRLVVGKEDLHGDTLSSTLSLISTAIDNMNDFFEMPTGLSPLAEAFSPKNLAEGWAADLSRAQLNPGIGLALTSSPNLPERIVGDPQRLQQVAISVIGFLLKATTWGVVNLTLDYMVPDGLLSLTASSPSISETISKESFYPNSTEGLGKGAWMLTTAGPMVEAMGGTVEVSRLSGGVAVSIMVPARPEDEPAREAIDARLPILVVEDDAPSRFFTESVILGEGYRVEAIALGKEALSRLEEQQFSMVFLDIQLPDVDGVTIARTARMDGGLNARTPIIAVTAHGTQEHRQRYEEAGIDQVITKPFKVATLKEMIENYLGG, from the coding sequence ATGAGACAACTAGGCACATTCATACGGCAAAAGCGGGAAGAGCTGCTCAAGACGGACCGCACCTTCTCCCAGTTGCAGATCAGCAAACGCCTTGGCATCGAGCAGTCCTACCTGAGCAAGGTCGAACGCGGCGTGGCCACGCAGTTGTCCGAAGAAAAGATCGTGCACCTCGCCGAGATCCTGGGTGAAGACCCGGATTACATGCTCGCTCTGGGAGGCAAGGTCTCGGGCGACGTGCTGGCCATCATCACGCAACGGCCCCGGCTTTTCGCACGCCTGGTCCGGGACATGAAGCACATGTCCGAGGACGTGATCGAAGCCGATCATGATTTCAAGCGGCGCCAGTCCCGAATGAACCGGATCTACGACTTCGCCGCCCTCGGTTTCTTCCACCTCGAAAAACAGGCCGACCGCTCCATGTGGTCATCCCACACACCGGCAATCCTCGGGCTCCCTGACGATACGCCACCAAGCCTGGACGCCGTGACACGGTCCCTGGCCCCGGTAGACCGCAACCGGTTCATTGAGCTGGAGCAGGAGGCTTGCCGCCAGTTGGAGCCCTACTCCTGCGAATTGCGTATCGACGCCGAGGACGCCCAGCCGCGCTTCATCCGCATCTGGGGAGATTTCGAGTTCTGCGAGGCTTCGGAGGCCGTGGTCCAAATCGGCCTGATTCAGGACGTCACCCGGGAAGTGGCCTCCCGCGAGGAACTGCGCCAGGCGCAACAGGCGCTCAGCGGCACGGTCAAACAACAGAGCAGGCAGCTTTCCCAGGGAATCGAGGAACTCAAGAGAGAGATCGCGGCACGCAAGAAACTGGAAGGCAGGCTCCTTGCGCTCAACGAGGAGATCGCGCGCCAACGGGACGTCCAACGGGAATACATGCAGCAGAGCGCCTACGAACTGCGCTCACTGGTCAACCGCCTGGTGGTCGGGAAGGAGGACCTGCACGGGGACACCCTGTCCTCCACGTTGAGCCTCATCTCCACGGCCATCGACAACATGAACGACTTTTTCGAGATGCCCACCGGCCTGTCCCCGCTGGCCGAGGCATTCTCGCCCAAGAACCTTGCCGAAGGCTGGGCAGCCGACCTGAGCCGCGCCCAACTCAACCCGGGTATAGGACTGGCCCTGACGTCCTCCCCCAACCTGCCCGAACGCATCGTGGGCGACCCGCAAAGGCTGCAGCAGGTAGCCATCTCGGTCATCGGGTTCCTTCTCAAGGCAACCACCTGGGGAGTGGTGAACCTGACCCTGGACTACATGGTGCCGGATGGTCTGCTGAGCCTGACCGCATCCAGTCCCTCGATCAGCGAGACAATTTCCAAGGAATCGTTTTACCCGAACTCGACCGAGGGCCTGGGCAAGGGGGCCTGGATGCTGACCACTGCAGGACCCATGGTCGAGGCCATGGGCGGAACGGTGGAGGTCAGCCGCCTCTCCGGCGGCGTCGCCGTCTCCATTATGGTCCCCGCGCGCCCAGAGGACGAACCGGCCAGAGAGGCCATCGATGCCAGGTTGCCCATACTGGTCGTGGAGGACGACGCCCCCAGCCGCTTCTTCACCGAGAGCGTCATCCTCGGGGAAGGCTACCGTGTCGAGGCCATCGCTCTGGGCAAAGAGGCCCTCTCCCGTCTTGAAGAGCAACAGTTCAGCATGGTGTTTCTGGACATCCAGCTCCCCGACGTGGACGGCGTGACCATTGCCCGGACCGCACGAATGGACGGAGGGCTCAACGCCCGAACGCCGATCATAGCGGTCACGGCGCACGGCACCCAGGAACATCGGCAGCGATATGAGGAAGCCGGAATAGACCAGGTCATCACCAAACCGTTCAAGGTCGCGACCCTGAAGGAAATGATCGAAAACTACCTCGGCGGCTGA
- a CDS encoding methyl-accepting chemotaxis protein produces MLKNLKLGLKLGLGFGCLILIAIILGGLAVYNMNTASEGSTRLANAYVPEVGIATDIERSSLLSMYAMRGYSYTREAGFWDRVNGYLDDVNKALKDAEAHSVRYPYLVKLKANTEKARADVDGFAVQASKVHDLVQALGASREAMNGPAREYMANSTAFLALTEEAMKQEMISEASPTVLFERLEKIHLITAVIDLGYQTRLKNLQAQADRTPEVMREGLKNMKMIDSMLTELASITRRQDNLTQIEQIRKAGNNYGAAMQAYLDNYLALQSLTRESEALGNRIIESAKQTALAATEASKGRADADVADLETASLVMIVGLALALVLGIVLAVILTKAITGPIMQGVAFAHRLAQGDLTQTIKVHQSDEIGILADSLRNMKDRLTGVVSDVQEATENVAAGSEELSASAESLSQGATEQAASIEEVSASMEQMAANIGQNAQNAKDTDALATKAASDARKGGEAVTQTVHAMKSIAEKISIIEEIARQTNLLALNAAIEAARAGEHGKGFAVVAAEVRKLAERSGLAASEISELSSSSVAVAEDAGQMLAALVPDIEKTAALVQEIAAASNEQNAGAKQINQAINQLDTVIQRNASASEEVASTSEELSSQGHQLQIAMSFFTVADGLSGAGQRRLPAAGTTRSTLPPAGKAEPDADFERF; encoded by the coding sequence ATGCTGAAGAATTTGAAACTGGGCCTGAAGTTGGGGTTGGGGTTTGGTTGTCTCATACTGATCGCGATCATCCTGGGCGGACTGGCCGTATATAATATGAATACGGCCAGCGAGGGGTCCACCCGGCTCGCGAACGCCTATGTGCCGGAGGTCGGCATAGCCACCGACATCGAACGGTCTTCGCTGTTGAGCATGTATGCCATGCGCGGATACTCCTATACTCGGGAGGCGGGGTTCTGGGATCGGGTGAACGGGTATCTGGACGATGTGAACAAGGCTCTCAAGGATGCCGAGGCCCATTCCGTCCGGTACCCGTACCTGGTCAAGCTCAAGGCCAATACGGAAAAGGCCAGGGCGGATGTGGACGGCTTCGCCGTACAGGCCTCGAAGGTCCATGATCTGGTTCAGGCCCTGGGCGCGAGCCGCGAAGCCATGAACGGTCCGGCCCGGGAGTACATGGCCAACAGCACGGCCTTTCTGGCGCTGACCGAGGAGGCCATGAAGCAGGAGATGATCTCCGAGGCTTCGCCGACCGTGCTTTTCGAGCGATTGGAAAAGATTCACCTGATCACCGCCGTCATCGACCTCGGTTATCAGACACGCCTCAAGAATCTTCAGGCCCAGGCGGACAGGACCCCCGAGGTCATGCGCGAAGGCCTGAAGAACATGAAGATGATCGATTCGATGCTGACCGAGTTGGCATCGATTACCCGCCGCCAGGACAACCTCACGCAGATCGAGCAAATCCGGAAGGCCGGCAACAACTATGGCGCGGCCATGCAGGCCTATCTGGACAATTACCTTGCCCTGCAGTCTCTGACCCGGGAAAGCGAGGCGCTGGGAAACCGGATTATCGAGTCCGCCAAGCAGACCGCCCTGGCCGCCACCGAAGCGTCCAAGGGACGGGCTGACGCGGACGTGGCCGATCTGGAGACCGCGTCTCTGGTGATGATCGTCGGTCTCGCCCTGGCTCTGGTTCTGGGCATCGTTCTGGCTGTAATCCTGACCAAGGCCATCACCGGGCCGATCATGCAGGGCGTGGCCTTTGCCCACCGCCTGGCCCAGGGCGACCTTACCCAGACCATCAAGGTCCATCAGTCCGACGAGATCGGCATCCTGGCCGATTCACTCAGAAATATGAAGGACAGGCTGACCGGGGTTGTGTCCGACGTTCAGGAGGCCACCGAGAACGTGGCCGCGGGCAGCGAGGAATTGTCCGCCTCGGCCGAATCCCTTTCACAGGGGGCTACCGAGCAGGCCGCGTCCATCGAAGAGGTTTCCGCTTCCATGGAGCAGATGGCCGCCAACATCGGTCAGAACGCCCAGAACGCGAAGGATACGGATGCGCTCGCCACCAAGGCGGCCTCCGACGCCAGAAAGGGCGGCGAAGCGGTCACCCAGACCGTGCACGCCATGAAAAGCATTGCCGAAAAGATCTCCATCATCGAGGAGATAGCGAGACAGACCAACCTGTTGGCCCTGAACGCGGCTATTGAGGCGGCACGGGCTGGCGAGCACGGCAAGGGCTTTGCCGTGGTGGCCGCCGAGGTCAGGAAGCTGGCCGAGCGATCGGGGCTCGCCGCGTCGGAGATCAGCGAACTCTCCTCAAGCAGCGTGGCCGTGGCCGAGGATGCCGGGCAGATGCTGGCGGCCCTGGTGCCGGATATCGAAAAGACCGCGGCCCTGGTTCAGGAAATCGCCGCGGCCAGTAACGAGCAGAATGCCGGGGCCAAGCAGATAAACCAGGCCATCAATCAGTTGGACACGGTTATCCAGCGCAACGCCTCCGCATCCGAGGAAGTGGCTTCGACCAGCGAGGAGCTGTCCAGCCAGGGGCATCAGCTTCAGATCGCCATGTCCTTCTTCACGGTCGCGGACGGATTGAGCGGGGCCGGTCAACGGCGGCTTCCCGCCGCCGGCACGACGCGCTCCACTCTGCCTCCGGCCGGAAAGGCGGAACCGGACGCCGACTTCGAGCGTTTCTAG
- a CDS encoding sigma 54-interacting transcriptional regulator, whose protein sequence is MACDIGVIATDNYLMEMFQQIRDESVLDFDLRTGLFDDAIIEARDLVNNGAKVLVSRGETTLQIRSAITVPVIDIPITVHDVIPLIDQARAYSDRIAVIGFGEIVKAARVAAPILSVELTFFQLHSTQEIPEVVEEVCRQGFTTAMGNPYSVSLAEKRGLKGFPLRTQRPMLLTTLDEAARLVEASRRENEWKLRQQVFIDSTREGVLVLDGRGQLLQANQLVNLDPAVEAELFHCDGDIRQLKNGEMLDAVSQGEPWNGVIRAREGGGDYLCRIHPVARGGMNFGAVMLLEPAHQQDQHQRSLSERGLVAQHHFEDIVHNGQAMRDLIARARQYAIADSTVLIMGECGTGKELIAQSLHNASRRSKGPFVAVNCSALPENLIESELFGYEEGAFTGASKGGKKGLFEMANTGTIFLDEIGEMPLTMQVKLLRVLEERQVMRLGSERLISLDVRVICATNRNLARMAATSEFRQDLYFRINVLRLTLPSLRERGSCLDALIRYYSREIGYRLGGPPPELTDDALDALRRYSYPGNVREMKSILERIMVECWGREADRDDILNNLETSQLTCEPEAEERSQPLQGSLAAPTSTGGPARDRASLRDEELRLILKTLKECKGNRAETARRLGISSTTLWRRLRTYSQ, encoded by the coding sequence ATGGCCTGTGATATCGGCGTCATTGCGACCGACAACTACCTCATGGAGATGTTTCAGCAGATCCGTGACGAATCCGTGCTCGATTTCGACCTGCGCACCGGGCTGTTCGACGACGCCATCATCGAGGCCCGCGACCTGGTCAACAACGGTGCCAAGGTCCTTGTCAGCCGTGGTGAAACCACCTTGCAGATTCGTTCGGCCATCACCGTGCCTGTGATCGATATTCCGATCACCGTGCACGACGTCATTCCGCTCATAGACCAGGCCCGGGCCTACAGCGACCGCATCGCGGTCATCGGTTTCGGCGAAATCGTCAAGGCCGCCCGCGTGGCCGCGCCGATCCTTTCGGTGGAGCTGACATTTTTTCAATTGCACTCCACCCAGGAAATCCCCGAAGTCGTCGAGGAGGTCTGCCGTCAGGGGTTCACCACGGCCATGGGCAATCCCTATTCCGTTTCCCTGGCCGAGAAGCGCGGCCTCAAGGGGTTTCCCCTGCGAACCCAACGGCCCATGCTGCTGACCACCCTGGACGAGGCTGCCCGTTTGGTCGAGGCCTCCCGGCGGGAGAACGAGTGGAAGCTGCGCCAACAGGTGTTCATCGACTCCACCCGTGAAGGGGTACTCGTGCTCGACGGCCGGGGGCAGCTGCTGCAGGCCAACCAGCTGGTGAACCTGGACCCGGCGGTGGAGGCCGAGCTGTTCCACTGCGATGGGGATATACGCCAGCTCAAGAACGGCGAGATGCTCGATGCGGTCAGTCAGGGCGAGCCCTGGAACGGCGTCATCCGCGCCCGCGAGGGCGGCGGCGACTACCTCTGCCGGATACACCCGGTGGCCAGGGGCGGCATGAACTTCGGCGCGGTCATGCTCCTGGAACCCGCTCATCAGCAGGACCAGCACCAACGCTCCCTTTCGGAGCGCGGCCTTGTGGCGCAACACCATTTCGAGGACATCGTGCACAACGGCCAGGCCATGCGCGACCTCATCGCCCGCGCGCGCCAGTATGCCATCGCCGACTCCACTGTGCTGATCATGGGCGAATGCGGCACGGGCAAGGAACTTATCGCCCAGAGTCTGCACAACGCCAGCCGTCGCAGCAAAGGGCCGTTCGTGGCCGTGAACTGCTCAGCCCTGCCCGAGAATCTCATTGAGAGCGAGTTGTTCGGCTACGAGGAAGGGGCCTTTACCGGTGCTTCCAAAGGGGGCAAGAAGGGACTCTTCGAGATGGCCAACACGGGTACCATCTTTCTGGACGAGATCGGCGAGATGCCGCTGACCATGCAGGTCAAGCTGCTGCGGGTGCTTGAGGAGCGCCAGGTCATGCGACTGGGCAGTGAACGGCTCATCTCCCTGGACGTGCGGGTCATCTGCGCCACCAACAGAAACCTGGCCCGGATGGCCGCCACCAGCGAGTTCCGCCAGGATCTCTATTTTCGTATCAACGTTCTGCGCCTGACCCTGCCCTCCCTGCGCGAGCGCGGCTCATGCCTCGACGCCTTGATCCGCTACTACAGCCGGGAAATCGGTTACAGGCTGGGCGGTCCGCCTCCCGAACTGACGGATGACGCCCTGGACGCCCTGCGCCGGTACTCCTATCCGGGCAACGTCCGTGAGATGAAATCCATCCTGGAACGCATCATGGTCGAGTGTTGGGGCCGGGAGGCTGACAGGGATGACATCCTCAACAATCTTGAAACCAGTCAGTTGACTTGCGAACCCGAAGCCGAGGAACGGTCGCAGCCGCTTCAGGGGAGCCTGGCCGCTCCGACCTCCACGGGCGGGCCCGCGCGTGACAGGGCCTCCCTGCGCGACGAGGAACTGAGACTGATCCTGAAGACCCTGAAGGAATGCAAGGGCAACCGGGCCGAGACCGCGAGGCGGTTGGGCATAAGCTCCACCACGTTGTGGCGGCGGCTTCGGACCTACAGTCAGTAG
- a CDS encoding MFS transporter yields the protein MPRLSRNNTALLIFFLLCLAYLFVPFHRVSPAIMALDIMADMNLDAPTMGILASAFFFSYGAMQLPSGLMADSLGPRLTLPIFFGLAGIGAIVFGISDSVAGLMIARVCMGFGVSVVFICGIKLFSRWFPPEAFARMSGIYLGMGGLGLILGSGPMASLCSALGWRNGLILSGVVGLVVSVALWFLVRDTPEQAGFESPFPTHGKESGGQTAAELWQSVRAICSSRSFWFIATWFFCQFAIHMSFGGLWGGPFLMDTHHMTKAQAGGVLNMMGIGMLAGGPFTGWLSDSVFKARKPVMLINALGTVALFVVLGMYGDTLPDWAMYVWFFLLAAFGMGSLSVGFASIRDIFGDKATGTGSGLLNTLPSFGVSVFQPLTGWILETYGKNPGGGFTMDGYAMSCALYAVVACVGVCGALLVREPMAKADRS from the coding sequence ATGCCACGACTTAGTCGCAACAACACAGCCTTACTGATTTTCTTCCTTCTCTGCCTGGCCTATCTCTTTGTCCCGTTCCACCGTGTCAGCCCGGCCATCATGGCCCTCGACATCATGGCTGACATGAACCTGGACGCGCCGACCATGGGCATCCTGGCCTCGGCCTTCTTCTTTTCCTACGGCGCCATGCAACTGCCCAGCGGCCTGATGGCAGACTCGCTGGGACCGCGCCTGACGCTGCCGATCTTCTTCGGACTGGCCGGTATCGGCGCCATCGTCTTCGGCATTTCCGACTCCGTGGCCGGGCTGATGATCGCCCGGGTCTGCATGGGGTTCGGCGTATCCGTCGTCTTCATCTGCGGCATCAAACTGTTCAGCCGCTGGTTTCCGCCCGAGGCCTTTGCCCGCATGAGCGGCATCTATCTGGGCATGGGCGGACTGGGCCTGATTCTCGGCTCCGGCCCCATGGCCTCGCTCTGCTCGGCCCTGGGCTGGCGCAACGGTCTGATCCTCAGCGGCGTGGTCGGACTGGTCGTGTCCGTGGCCCTGTGGTTCCTGGTGCGCGACACACCGGAACAGGCCGGATTCGAGTCCCCGTTCCCGACCCATGGCAAGGAGTCCGGCGGACAGACCGCCGCCGAACTGTGGCAGTCCGTACGCGCCATCTGCTCCAGCCGCTCTTTCTGGTTCATCGCCACCTGGTTCTTCTGCCAGTTCGCCATCCACATGAGCTTCGGCGGCCTGTGGGGCGGCCCGTTCCTCATGGACACCCACCACATGACCAAGGCACAGGCTGGCGGCGTTCTGAACATGATGGGCATCGGCATGCTGGCCGGCGGTCCGTTCACGGGCTGGCTGTCCGACTCGGTGTTCAAGGCCCGCAAGCCCGTCATGCTGATCAATGCTCTGGGCACGGTCGCGCTCTTCGTGGTGCTGGGCATGTACGGCGACACGCTTCCGGACTGGGCCATGTATGTCTGGTTCTTCCTGCTGGCCGCCTTCGGCATGGGCTCCCTGTCCGTGGGCTTCGCCTCCATACGGGACATCTTCGGCGACAAGGCAACCGGCACCGGCAGCGGACTGCTCAACACCCTGCCCTCCTTCGGCGTTTCGGTCTTCCAGCCTCTGACCGGCTGGATTCTCGAGACCTACGGCAAGAACCCGGGCGGCGGGTTTACCATGGACGGCTATGCCATGTCCTGCGCCCTGTATGCGGTCGTGGCCTGCGTGGGCGTATGCGGCGCGCTGCTGGTCAGGGAACCCATGGCCAAGGCGGACCGCAGCTGA
- a CDS encoding DUF362 domain-containing protein, which produces MALQYPTPDFPVLDIPGLGDQPLPAYYRVRIEQPELPALTDIETSIDLAMDRNPGEATPLSALKKGARVAVAVGSRGIAELPTVVRRVLDRLKDMEFTPFIVPSMGSHGGGVAEGQIQVLNKLGITEEAMGAPIVSSMETVNLGEVEPRVEAHIDRNAFEADGIVVIARVKAHTNFEAEIESGLCKMVSVGLGKAMGARNVHVYGRRGLVDLMPRIAEKSLSKAPFVLGVALVENSHHQLASITGVQPADFVKADKELLALYKAHAPAIPFAQLDNLVVERLGKNISGTGMDIKTIGREGFRGDPLRPPYINSIVALRVTKASAGNGIGVGNADFIPLETARNLDLMSMYFNALTSACMTRVKLPPVLPTEKLCIQAGMRVCWQPEIDQIRGCVINSTSDLDTMLVTKPLLDELEAQGKLLEVLQDAEPLAFDAEGRLVSNL; this is translated from the coding sequence ATGGCATTGCAATACCCGACACCCGACTTCCCCGTACTGGACATCCCCGGCCTGGGCGACCAGCCCCTGCCGGCCTACTACAGGGTTCGTATAGAGCAGCCGGAGCTCCCGGCTCTGACCGACATTGAAACCTCCATAGACCTCGCCATGGACCGCAACCCCGGCGAAGCCACCCCCCTGAGCGCCCTGAAAAAGGGCGCCAGGGTGGCCGTGGCGGTGGGCAGCCGCGGCATCGCCGAGCTGCCCACCGTGGTCCGCCGCGTTCTGGACCGGCTCAAGGATATGGAATTCACCCCGTTCATCGTTCCGTCCATGGGCAGCCATGGGGGCGGCGTGGCCGAAGGCCAGATCCAGGTCCTGAACAAGCTCGGCATCACTGAGGAGGCCATGGGCGCGCCCATCGTCTCGAGCATGGAGACAGTGAACCTGGGCGAGGTCGAACCCCGCGTGGAAGCCCACATAGACCGCAACGCCTTCGAGGCGGACGGCATCGTGGTCATCGCCCGGGTCAAGGCCCACACCAACTTCGAGGCCGAGATCGAAAGCGGCCTGTGCAAGATGGTTTCGGTAGGACTGGGCAAAGCCATGGGCGCACGCAACGTGCACGTCTACGGTCGCCGCGGGCTGGTGGATCTCATGCCGCGCATAGCCGAAAAATCCCTGAGCAAGGCTCCCTTTGTCCTGGGTGTCGCACTGGTGGAGAACAGCCATCACCAACTGGCCTCCATCACCGGGGTGCAGCCCGCCGATTTCGTCAAGGCGGACAAGGAACTGCTCGCCCTGTACAAGGCCCACGCCCCGGCCATCCCGTTCGCCCAGCTGGACAACCTGGTTGTCGAACGCTTGGGCAAGAACATCTCGGGCACAGGCATGGACATCAAGACCATCGGCCGCGAGGGCTTTCGCGGCGATCCGCTGCGCCCGCCCTACATCAACTCCATCGTGGCCCTGCGCGTGACCAAGGCCTCGGCGGGCAACGGCATCGGCGTGGGCAACGCGGACTTCATCCCGCTTGAGACCGCGCGCAATCTGGACCTTATGTCCATGTACTTCAACGCCCTGACCTCGGCCTGCATGACCAGGGTCAAGCTGCCGCCCGTTTTGCCCACGGAAAAGCTGTGTATCCAGGCGGGCATGCGCGTCTGCTGGCAGCCTGAAATCGATCAGATACGCGGCTGCGTCATCAACTCGACCTCGGACCTGGACACCATGCTGGTGACCAAACCCCTGCTGGACGAGCTGGAAGCCCAGGGCAAACTGCTTGAAGTCCTGCAGGACGCCGAACCTCTTGCCTTCGACGCCGAAGGCAGGCTGGTCAGCAACCTGTAA
- a CDS encoding tripartite tricarboxylate transporter permease — protein sequence MFDYTHMLAAVTPFNILLMFLGVFGGLVVGSMPGLTSTMAVALLVPITFGMDVNQGLVMLVAVYIGSISGGLVSAALLNIPGTPSSVATTFDAYPMVKKGEAGKALGYAVFASFLGGLLSFFALAIIAPLLGKFALRFGPYEYFALVVFTLSCIISISDKSLTKGLISATVGMIMAMVGLSETDSVSRLTFGITDLQSGFSVMPVLIGMYAISQILKDVEEIKNPFKLINVNFTAREFIRVAKLFRHSVKNVVRSSLIGIGVGILPGIGPGLSNIVAYSQAKAASDDPDSFGTGNPDGIIASESANNAATGGAMIPLLTLGIPGDATTMMMLGAFMIHGVQPGPLLMRDHSDLVLIILGAYFVSNIFMMLFQVYFIRVLIRALTIPRYVLYPVILGLCVIGSYALNSSMSDVWVFFATGVLGYIFTRQGFPLLPLVLGLILGGMAENHLRVSLVMGNGSMVGYLHRPIALCFFAAAALSVAYSFYSKYKAKKRAACVPVDEPVTVE from the coding sequence ATGTTCGATTACACCCACATGCTCGCGGCAGTCACGCCGTTCAATATTTTGCTTATGTTCCTGGGCGTCTTCGGCGGTCTGGTCGTCGGCTCCATGCCCGGCCTGACCAGCACCATGGCCGTCGCCCTGCTCGTCCCCATCACCTTCGGCATGGACGTCAACCAGGGCCTGGTCATGCTGGTAGCCGTCTACATCGGCTCCATCTCCGGCGGCCTGGTCTCTGCCGCCCTGCTCAACATTCCGGGCACGCCCTCGTCGGTGGCCACGACCTTCGACGCCTATCCAATGGTCAAGAAGGGCGAAGCGGGCAAGGCGCTGGGGTATGCGGTCTTCGCCTCCTTCCTCGGCGGTCTGCTGTCCTTCTTCGCCCTGGCCATCATCGCTCCGCTGCTCGGCAAATTCGCCCTGCGCTTCGGGCCCTATGAATATTTCGCCCTGGTGGTCTTCACCCTGAGCTGCATCATCTCCATCTCGGACAAGTCCCTGACCAAGGGCCTGATCTCCGCCACGGTGGGCATGATCATGGCCATGGTCGGCCTCAGCGAGACCGACAGCGTGTCCAGGCTGACCTTTGGCATCACCGATCTCCAGTCGGGCTTCTCGGTCATGCCGGTCCTCATCGGTATGTACGCCATCTCCCAGATCCTCAAGGACGTCGAGGAGATCAAGAATCCCTTCAAGCTGATCAACGTCAACTTCACGGCCCGCGAGTTCATCCGCGTCGCCAAGCTGTTCAGACACTCCGTCAAAAACGTTGTCCGCTCCTCGCTAATCGGTATCGGCGTCGGCATCCTGCCCGGCATCGGACCCGGCCTGTCCAACATCGTGGCCTACTCCCAGGCCAAGGCCGCATCCGACGATCCGGACAGCTTCGGCACCGGCAACCCCGACGGCATCATCGCCTCGGAATCGGCCAACAACGCGGCCACCGGCGGCGCCATGATCCCGTTGCTGACCCTGGGTATCCCCGGCGACGCGACCACCATGATGATGCTGGGCGCTTTCATGATCCACGGCGTCCAACCCGGTCCGCTGCTCATGCGCGACCACAGCGACCTGGTCCTGATCATCCTGGGAGCCTACTTCGTCAGCAACATCTTCATGATGCTCTTCCAGGTGTACTTCATCAGGGTGCTCATCCGGGCCCTGACCATCCCCCGCTACGTGCTCTACCCGGTCATCCTGGGTCTGTGCGTCATCGGCAGCTACGCCCTGAACAGCAGCATGTCCGACGTCTGGGTCTTCTTCGCCACCGGCGTGCTCGGCTACATCTTCACCAGGCAGGGCTTCCCGCTGCTGCCACTGGTGCTCGGATTGATCCTGGGCGGCATGGCCGAGAATCACCTGCGGGTCAGCCTGGTCATGGGCAACGGCAGCATGGTGGGCTACCTGCACCGCCCCATCGCCCTGTGCTTCTTCGCGGCGGCGGCCCTGTCCGTGGCCTACTCCTTCTACTCCAAGTACAAGGCCAAGAAGCGGGCAGCATGTGTTCCCGTGGATGAACCGGTCACCGTGGAATAG
- a CDS encoding tripartite tricarboxylate transporter TctB family protein: MRVKTGDMIMAVALLGLTIALYIQIGNIDTTMVYAMGPVFFPKILVYTLGGLSVLLMFQSVDFTGKKNWCKSARVVDLNTVLLRWLLTGLVLVYLLLLPILGYVFATMPFLFLAMCLLGPLKPKNLLVYGITAVAVTLGLQYIFATLLKLFLP, from the coding sequence ATGCGAGTTAAAACCGGCGACATGATCATGGCCGTAGCCCTGCTGGGCCTGACCATCGCCCTGTACATACAAATTGGCAACATCGACACGACCATGGTCTATGCGATGGGGCCGGTCTTCTTCCCGAAGATCCTGGTCTATACGCTGGGGGGGCTATCCGTGCTGCTGATGTTCCAGAGCGTGGACTTCACCGGGAAAAAGAACTGGTGCAAATCCGCCCGCGTGGTGGACCTCAACACTGTTCTGCTGCGCTGGCTGCTCACGGGGCTGGTGCTGGTGTACCTCCTGTTGCTGCCCATCCTGGGCTACGTGTTCGCGACCATGCCCTTCCTGTTCCTGGCCATGTGTCTGCTCGGCCCGCTGAAGCCCAAGAACCTGCTCGTCTACGGCATTACCGCCGTGGCCGTCACGCTGGGGCTGCAGTACATCTTTGCCACACTTCTCAAGCTCTTCCTGCCCTAA